CGTATGAAGCGTGGAGAAGACGAGGTGCCCCGTATCGGCAGCCATGAGAGCGATCTCCATGGTCAACGCGTCCCGGATCTCTCCCACCAGGATGACATCGGGATCCTGCCTCAGAATATGCCTGAGAGCTTCGTGAAACGACGAGGTATCTGTACCGATCTCTCTCTGGTTGATTATACTCTTTATATCGTGATGAAGAAACTCTATCGGATCCTCGATCGTGATCACGTTTTTATTGGTTTTTTCGTTTATCTCTCTCACCATCGCGGCAAGTGTCGTTGACTTTCCACTTCCCACGGTACCGGTGACGAAGATCAGCCCCCTCTGCTTGAGAGAAAGATCCTTCAGCACTTCGGGAAGTCCCAGTTCGTCCAGTGACTT
Above is a genomic segment from Candidatus Latescibacterota bacterium containing:
- a CDS encoding PilT/PilU family type 4a pilus ATPase produces the protein MNIKNILEAVISKGGSDLHLKAGIPPVVRVDGKLVHLDFDRPSPKDMEEISDQILTTGQKEKFKKTREVDFAFGVSGLARFRANFYVQRGSIAMVFRHVPVEIKSLDELGLPEVLKDLSLKQRGLIFVTGTVGSGKSTTLAAMVREINEKTNKNVITIEDPIEFLHHDIKSIINQREIGTDTSSFHEALRHILRQDPDVILVGEIRDALTMEIALMAADTGHLVFSTLHT